Proteins from a genomic interval of Calypte anna isolate BGI_N300 chromosome 6, bCalAnn1_v1.p, whole genome shotgun sequence:
- the ANKRD22 gene encoding ankyrin repeat domain-containing protein 22 isoform X2: MGILYSEPICQAAYNNDFNEVRLLLERNSNSLNVQDSVGGDTPLICACKQGNNRIVSYLLKRRADVNLRNRKDRTCLHYAVRKRFTFLDYVLIIILMPVMLIGYLLMISKTKQNENLIKMLLRAGVDVNATDFSGSTALHYACEMKNLAVIPLLLEAHADTSVKNQDGETPLDIARRLKFHDIESMLRKTS, from the exons ATGGGGATACTTTATTCAGAG CCCATTTGTCAGGCAGCTTATAATAACGATTTCAATGAAGTTCGCCTCCTTTTGGAGCGCAACAGCAACTCCCTGAACGTCCAGGACAGCGTTGGTGGAGACACCCCCTTAATTTGTGCATGCAAACAGGGAAACAACAGGATAGTCAGCTACCTTCTAAAAAGACGTGCTGATGTCAACCTCAGGAACAGG AAAGACCGCACATGTCTGCATTATGCTGTGAGAAAACGTTTCACCTTCCTTGACTATGTGCTCATCATAATCCTCATGCCAGTTATGCTCATTGGATATCTTCTCATG ATCTCAAAGACTAAACAGAACGAAAACCTGATCAAGATGTTGCTTAGAGCTGGAGTGGATGTTAATGCTACAGACTTT TCTGGTAGCACAGCTCTTCACTATGCTTGTGAAATGAAAAACCTGGCAGTCATTCCTCTACTGCTTGAAGCTCATGCAGATACTTCTGTAAAGAATCAG GATGGGGAGACTCCCTTAGATATAGCAAGAAGATTGAAGTTCCACGACATTGAAAGCATGCTAAGGAAAACTTCCTAG
- the ANKRD22 gene encoding ankyrin repeat domain-containing protein 22 isoform X1 — translation MNVIFSLQPICQAAYNNDFNEVRLLLERNSNSLNVQDSVGGDTPLICACKQGNNRIVSYLLKRRADVNLRNRKDRTCLHYAVRKRFTFLDYVLIIILMPVMLIGYLLMISKTKQNENLIKMLLRAGVDVNATDFSGSTALHYACEMKNLAVIPLLLEAHADTSVKNQDGETPLDIARRLKFHDIESMLRKTS, via the exons ATGAATGTTATCTTCTCTCTTCAGCCCATTTGTCAGGCAGCTTATAATAACGATTTCAATGAAGTTCGCCTCCTTTTGGAGCGCAACAGCAACTCCCTGAACGTCCAGGACAGCGTTGGTGGAGACACCCCCTTAATTTGTGCATGCAAACAGGGAAACAACAGGATAGTCAGCTACCTTCTAAAAAGACGTGCTGATGTCAACCTCAGGAACAGG AAAGACCGCACATGTCTGCATTATGCTGTGAGAAAACGTTTCACCTTCCTTGACTATGTGCTCATCATAATCCTCATGCCAGTTATGCTCATTGGATATCTTCTCATG ATCTCAAAGACTAAACAGAACGAAAACCTGATCAAGATGTTGCTTAGAGCTGGAGTGGATGTTAATGCTACAGACTTT TCTGGTAGCACAGCTCTTCACTATGCTTGTGAAATGAAAAACCTGGCAGTCATTCCTCTACTGCTTGAAGCTCATGCAGATACTTCTGTAAAGAATCAG GATGGGGAGACTCCCTTAGATATAGCAAGAAGATTGAAGTTCCACGACATTGAAAGCATGCTAAGGAAAACTTCCTAG
- the LOC103535914 gene encoding lysosomal acid lipase/cholesteryl ester hydrolase — MWCLLLLLCSQGIAFSAGSTTLFTPDSDKRQYRKTPNPECFMNVSEIIRYHGYPSEEYHITTEDGYILAVYRIPAGRNSHNKGKKPAVLLHHGNLGDATHWISNLPNNSLGFLLADAGYDVWLGNSRGNTWSLKHKTLKPCQKEFWQYSFDEIGKYDIPAELYFIMNKTGQKDVYYGGLSEGSAIGFIAFSTYPELAQRIKVFFALAPVTTTTYATSPMIEFSRLPQSLIRLLLGCKGALHQNELLKGPVTWFCRHLGKLCGSMFGYLAGNRVQNMNTSRVDTYIAHSPAGTSVQNILHWHQIEHADQFQAYDYGSKENMKKYNQSTPPAYKIEKISTPTAVWSGGLDKFADPKDMAKLLPRITNLIYHEHFPTWGHLDFIWGLDATEKMYHKIIEIMKKHP, encoded by the exons ATGTGGtgtctcctcctgctgctctgctcccagggaatTGCTTTCTCAGCAGGATCCACAACGCTCTTCACTCCAGATTCGGACAAACGCCAGTACAGGAAAACTCCCAACCCCGAATGCTTTATGAATGTT AGTGAAATTATCAGATACCATGGATACCCCAGTGAGGAATACCACATTACCACAGAGGATGGATACATCCTTGCTGTTTACAGAATTCCTGCTGGGAGGAACAGCCACAATAAAG gaaaaaagccTGCAGTCTTGCTACACCATGGCAATTTAGGAGATGCTACCCACTGGATTTCTAACCTGCCCAACAACAGTCTGGGCTTCCTCCTCGCAGATGCTGGCTATGACGTCTGGCTGGGAAACAGCCGAGGGAACACCTGGTCTTTAAAACACAAGACCCTTAAGCCCTGCCAGAAGGAGTTCTGGCAGTACAG TTTCGATGAAATAGGTAAATATGATATTCCAGCAGAGTTGTATTTCATCATGAATAAAACTGGACAGAAGGATGTATACTATGGTGGTCTCTCCGAAGGCTCTGCAATAG GCTTCATAGCATTTTCTACTTACCCTGAGCTGGCTCAAAGGATTAAGGTATTCTTTGCCTTGGCACCAGTAACTACAACCACGTATGCTACCAGTCCTATGATTGAATTTTCACGTCTTCCCCAGTCACTGATCAGG ctgctACTTGGCTGCAAAGGAGCTCTTCATCAGAATGAACTGCTGAAAGGACCTGTGACATGGTTCTGCAGACATCTGGGAAAACTTTGTGGCAGTATGTTTGGCTACTTAGCTGGGAACAGAGTACAAAATATGAACACG AGTCGAGTAGATACATACATAGCACACTCACCTGCTGGAACTTCAGTTCAGAACATTCTTCACTGGCATCAG ATAGAACATGCAGACCAGTTTCAAGCTTATGACTACGGCTCTaaggaaaacatgaagaaatacaACCAG TCTACTCCTCCTGCATACAAGATAGAGAAGATAAGCACCCCAACTGCTGTTTGGAGTGGTGGACTGGACAAATTTGCAGATCCGAAAGACATGGCAAAGCTGCTTCCTCGGATTACTAATCTCATTTACCATGAGCATTTTCCTACTTGGGGACACCTTGATTTCATCTGGGGTCTTGATGCAACTGAGAAAATGTATCATAAAATcattgaaataatgaaaaaacacCCATAA